Proteins from a genomic interval of Rubinisphaera italica:
- a CDS encoding sigma-70 family RNA polymerase sigma factor, which produces MTHTTTTPHTRRRRISTSVQNPLETYLREINETSLLSADEEKDLARRIAMGDAQARDRMVRANLRLVVNIARGYSSKGLPLQDLIEEGNLGLLRAVEGFDPDMNTRFSTYASYWIKQSIKRALVNCAKTIRIPAYMVELLSKWRKATARLQDELNRTPTAEEVAKELEIPKKKLGIVKKAIQLYNTTPQSDDDENGWSLGEMVADTREDGPEAELLNNDNLTHVYRMLDEMEDRQATILRMRFGLDDDEPKTLKQIGESLGLTRERVRQIEQEALNRLNRGLMGD; this is translated from the coding sequence ATGACTCATACCACCACGACACCCCATACACGCCGACGTCGTATTTCTACTTCTGTGCAGAATCCGCTGGAAACGTATCTGCGTGAAATTAACGAAACGTCGCTCCTGAGTGCCGATGAAGAAAAAGACCTCGCCCGGCGAATCGCCATGGGTGATGCACAGGCACGTGATCGCATGGTTCGAGCCAACTTACGGCTCGTAGTCAATATCGCACGGGGTTACTCAAGCAAGGGGCTGCCGCTACAGGATTTGATCGAAGAGGGAAATCTCGGCTTGCTGCGAGCTGTTGAGGGATTCGATCCCGATATGAATACTCGCTTCAGTACTTATGCCAGTTACTGGATTAAGCAATCGATCAAGCGGGCATTGGTCAATTGTGCGAAAACGATTCGTATTCCGGCTTATATGGTTGAATTGCTCTCGAAGTGGCGAAAAGCGACTGCTCGACTTCAAGACGAATTAAATCGCACTCCGACTGCTGAAGAAGTCGCTAAAGAGCTGGAGATCCCTAAGAAAAAACTGGGGATCGTCAAGAAAGCGATTCAGCTTTACAACACGACGCCACAATCCGACGATGATGAAAATGGTTGGTCGCTCGGTGAAATGGTTGCCGACACTCGTGAGGATGGACCGGAAGCTGAACTTCTCAATAATGACAATCTGACACACGTTTACCGCATGCTGGATGAAATGGAAGACCGCCAGGCAACTATTCTGCGAATGCGATTTGGTCTCGATGATGACGAGCCGAAGACACTCAAACAGATCGGTGAGTCACTCGGGTTGACTCGTGAACGAGTTCGACAAATCGAACAGGAAGCTCTGAACCGTTTGAACCGTGGCTTGATGGGTGACTGA
- a CDS encoding metal ABC transporter permease — MFGLPYNTAVVLLGTALVGATCGIIGTFAVLRRRALTGDALAHASLPGVCIGYYLAGGQNLALQFAGAFLSGLLAVWLIRILPQISKTRTETAVAGVLSVFFGAGIVLSRMIQNSGKFGGRAGFDAFLFGSPGSLLIKDVYLIGGACLLTVLIIALTFRLSVGVTFDADFLSVQGLPTNRVDWLQLLLLTTTIVVGLPAIGVVMIVALIITPAVTARLWSDRFYQILLISAGIGAGASAIGALLSSLDTRIPAGASTVLVCTACYLVSLVIRHFARTFHDLERITN, encoded by the coding sequence ATGTTTGGGCTGCCCTATAATACTGCTGTCGTTTTACTCGGAACAGCGTTGGTTGGTGCCACCTGTGGCATCATTGGAACCTTTGCAGTATTACGCAGACGGGCCTTAACCGGGGATGCACTGGCTCATGCTTCGTTGCCAGGAGTTTGCATCGGGTATTATCTGGCTGGAGGACAGAATCTGGCACTACAGTTTGCCGGAGCTTTTTTATCGGGTTTGCTTGCCGTGTGGTTGATTCGCATACTTCCACAGATTTCAAAAACCAGAACCGAAACCGCAGTTGCAGGTGTGTTAAGTGTTTTCTTTGGAGCTGGAATTGTTTTGAGTCGAATGATTCAGAACAGTGGCAAATTTGGTGGCCGGGCTGGGTTCGATGCTTTTTTGTTCGGCTCTCCAGGCAGCTTGTTGATTAAGGATGTTTACCTGATTGGTGGAGCTTGTCTGCTTACCGTTTTGATTATTGCATTAACTTTTCGCTTAAGCGTCGGCGTAACGTTTGATGCGGATTTCCTGTCGGTGCAAGGGTTACCCACAAATCGAGTAGACTGGTTACAATTGTTGCTGTTAACGACCACTATCGTCGTTGGCTTGCCCGCAATTGGCGTTGTAATGATTGTGGCACTCATCATTACTCCTGCAGTAACTGCTCGATTGTGGTCGGATCGCTTTTATCAGATTCTCTTGATATCTGCGGGTATCGGAGCGGGAGCCTCTGCGATTGGAGCTTTGTTATCTTCGCTCGATACTCGAATTCCTGCAGGTGCCAGTACGGTACTGGTTTGTACGGCCTGTTATTTG